A portion of the Lolium rigidum isolate FL_2022 chromosome 1, APGP_CSIRO_Lrig_0.1, whole genome shotgun sequence genome contains these proteins:
- the LOC124699805 gene encoding probable amidase At4g34880, whose product MLRYLVPLLLAAAAATTAPATFVLEEATIESIHRAFAGGALTSRGLVELYLRRIASLDPALHAVVELDADGALAAAERADAARLLGGAALPPLHGIPVLIKDNIAAAGALNATAGSLALVGSRPARDACVVERLRSAGAVVLGTASLSEWCNFRAPGVPAGWSPRGGQGLNPYVPSATTCSSSSGSAIAAAANMVSVTIGTETDGSIMCPSSFNSVVGIKPTVGLTSRAGVIIISPRMDTVGPICRTVSDAVNVLEAIVGYDPRDAEATHMASQYIPEGGYRQFLNINGLRGKRIGVIRKDFFLFPPGSIKEKVFGEHFDTMRQLGAILVDNLEIPSMNVINDAVQSGERALMLAEFKLSLNSYLSELATTPVKSLSDIIEFNDKHPVAERMAEFGQSYLVQSEATNGIGPTEERAIAKLNKLCEEGLEKIMLVNQLDAIVAPGASAHSLLAIGGYPAITIPAGYASDGVPFAICFGGLKGSEPKLIEISYSFEQATKVRRPPPVLQHSSV is encoded by the exons ATGCTGCGGTACCTCGTaccgctgctcctcgcggcggccgCTGCCACCACCGCGCCCGCCACTTTCGTGCTCGAGGAGGCCACCATCGAGTCCATCCACCGCGCCTTCGCCGGCGGCGCGCTCACCTCGCGCGGCCTCGTCGAGCTCTACCTTCGCCGCATCGCGTCGCTCGACCCGGCCCTCCACGCCGTCGTAGAGCTCGACGCCGAcggcgcgctcgccgccgccgaacGCGCCGACGCCGCCCGCCTCCTCGGAGGCGCCGCGCTCCCGCCGCTCCACGGCATCCCCGTGCTGATCAAGGACAACATCGCCGCGGCCGGCGCCTTAAACGCGACGGCCGGGTCGCTCGCGCTGGTCGGGTCCCGCCCCGCGCGCGACGCCTGCGTGGTCGAGCGGCTCCGGAGCGCCGGCGCGgtggtcctcggcaccgccagccTCAGCGAGTGGTGTAACTTCCGCGCCCccggcgtccccgccggctggagcccccGCGGCGGCCAGGGCCTG AACCCATACGTGCCGTCAGCGACGACGTGCTCCTCCAGCAGCGGCTCTGCCATTGCGGCGGCGGCAAACATGGTGTCCGTGACGATTGGCACCGAGACAGACGGGTCCATCATGTGCCCGTCCAGCTTCAACTCCGTTGTCGGGATCAAGCCGACGGTCGGCCTCACGAGCCGTGCCGGTGTCATCATCATTTCTCCAAGGATGGACACAGTGGG CCCAATCTGTAGGACTGTTTCAGATGCAGTAAATGTGTTGGAAGCAATCGTTGGTTACGATCCACGGGATGCAGAGGCAACTCACATGGCATCTCAGTATATCCCGGAAGGCGGTTACaggcaattcttgaacataaATGGTCTAAGAGGCAAGAGGATTGGGGTTATCAGGAAGGATTTCTTCCTGTTTCCTCCAGGATCCATCAAAGAGAAGGTGTTTGGGGAGCACTTCGACACTATGAG GCAATTGGGTGCCATATTGGTGGACAATCTTGAGATACCAAGCATGAATGTCATCAACGATGCAGTACAAAGCGGCGAACGTGCTCTAATGCTCGCCGAGTTCAAGCTGTCCCTCAACTCTTACCTGTCTGAGCTGGCCACCACACCTGTTAAATCATTATCAGACATAATTGAATTCAACGACAAGCATCCTGTCGCG GAAAGGATGGCTGAATTTGGCCAGAGTTACCTTGTGCAATCTGAAGCAACAAACGGCATTGGTCCGACTGAGGAGCGTGCCATTGCCAAACTGAACAAACTGTGCGAGGAGGGCCTTGAGAAGATTATGCTAGTCAATCAACTGGACGCAATCGTCGCTCCTGGCGCATCTGCTCATAGCCTGCTTGCCATCGGTGGCTACCCAGCGATCACCATCCCGGCCGGATACGCGTCGGATGGCGTTCCTTTTGCAATCTGCTTTGGAGGGTTGAAAGGATCAGAGCCGAAGCTTATTGAGATTTCTTATTCCTTTGAGCAGGCAACGAAAGTCAGGAGGCCCCCACCAGTATTGCAGCATTCTTCCGTTTGA